The DNA segment ACAATAAAAAACCAAAGCATTAATCCTGCAACAATTGCTGTTATTGCTTTATTTATACTTTCCTGGGGAATTGTTCGTGATTTTACCACAATGTTTTTTTTACCTTTAATATTTTCAATAAAGGTAATAAAAACAAGTGCAAATGCCGTTGTTTTTACCCCTCCTGCAGTACTTCCAGGGCTTCCGCCTATAAACATGAGAGCAATCATTGTTATAAGCATTGGTTGAGAAACTGAGTTTAAATCAACCGAGTTAAACCCCGCAGTTCTAAGTGTTGCAGACTGAAACCAGGCATTGCTTAGTTTGTTGAAAAAATTAAATTCAGATAAAAACCCGTTCCATTCAAAAAGCAAAACGCAAATAGTTCCCAAGCTAAGTAAAATAAGTGTTGTTGTAAGAGGTATGTAAGCGGATAAAGGAATTTTTTGTCCTTTAATCCATTTTGGAATCAAAAATGTTGTTGCAGGTGCAATTCCTCCTAAAATAATAAGGGTTGCAATTGTTTGGAGTATAAGTGGATTTGTGTTGTAACCTAAAAGATTGTCTGATTGAAGTGCAAAGCCAGCATTGCAAAAAGCTGAAACAGCAGTAAAAATTCCTTTAAAAACACCTGAAGTAAAAGACTCCCCATTTAAAGTAAAAAGAGTTGAAAGAATAACAGCTCCCAATGCTTCAACAATAAAAGTAAATAATACAATCTGTTTAAGGCTTGAAAAAAGTGTTTTATGATCTGTGTTAGCAGTTGATGCTATTATTTTTTCATGTTTTAAACTTAATCTTTGGCCAACTGTGTAAAGTGCAGCAGCAGTTATTGTCATAATTCCAAGTCCGCCAAGCTGAATAAGTAAAAGAATGAAAAATTGTCCTATAATTGAGAAGTCCAAAGAAGTATCAAGAACAATAAGCCCAGTTACACAAACAGCACTTACTGAAGTAAATGCTGCGTCAATAAAGCTTATTTTTATTCCAGATGAACTTATAGGAAGAAAAAGCAGAAAAGCTCCCAGGGTGCAAAGAAAGAGGAATCCAGAAGTTAGTATTCGTGCAGGATGATCCAAAATAACTTCAAGCCAATTCATTTTTGAATAAAACTTTTTTTCTCTGGAAAGAATTAACAAATTCAATAAAGCTATAAAAAAAGGAATTAAAAAACATAATTTTATAAATGAAAAAACTATGAAAATTAAAGTTAAAATTCCATATATAATATAAAGATATTTCAGGATTTTATTGTTTTTAGACCTGGCAAATCTTAAAAAAATAATTTGATTTACAAAAATTGATAAATGGACAGCTGCAGATGAAAATAAAAGATTTTTTTCAAAAGGAAGAAGACAAATTAAAAAAAGAGCAGTAAAAGAAAAAGATCCCCATAAAATCCTTTTAAAGCATCTTTGTTCATGGGTTGTTATATCAGATAGTTTTCCAGATTCTAATTTATAATCTTTTAAAATAAAACAAATGCTTATTAAAGATATTAAAGCAAAAAGAAAGGCAAAGTGGTTTTTGATTAAATTTTCATAAAATGACAAAAAACATAAAAGAGCTGAAAAAAAGCCGATTTTTTTTGCAAGCTTTGGATGGGTTGTTAAAGTTGATGCACATAAAATGCATAAACTAAATGAAATAAAAGCAGGTAAAGACCATATTAAAGACTGAATAAGGGAGTCTTTTTTAAGTACGGGCAAAAAGGGGAAAAGGGAAAAAACCAGGAGTCCGCCCTCAGCACCTATTGCACTTATTGATCTTTTTGATTTTTTAATTGTTTGCATTTACTCTCCAACCTTGCTCTTTTTATATCACAATCCTGGTTGGCTGACAGTTTTTTTAAGAGAATCTGAAAAAAAATATCTGGATTTAGTAAGAAAATATTTGGATTGTCCTAATTGGATAGTTTCTTTTTAAAATTTATAAATAGTCATTGTCTTAAAACTGGAAATTTGCTTGATTAAAGAATGAAAGTTTTAAGTGTTGTTTCTTTACTAAAATGTTGAGTGCTGATGAATAAGGTAACTAAAGACCAAAACTTTAGAGTTTTTAGCTAAACATAAAAGTTAAAAGCTGATGTTTTTAATTCTTTAGTAGACAAATAATAGTTTAATTTTTGAAAGGAAAATTATGAGTAAAAAAAATAAAATAGGTCTTGTTTTCGCAGGTCTTTTTATATTTTATTCTGTATTGGGATTTTTAATTATTCCTATTGCAGCTAAATATATAGCTCCTGGAAAGCTAAGTGAAGTATTAAAAAGAGATGTAGAAATAGGCCAAATAAGGTTTAATCCCTTTGCTTTTTCTTTTAAGATTAAAAATTTTAAAGTTTATACCAAGGATAAAGAAAATGTCTTTGCAGGGTTTGAAGAAGTATATGCAAATTTAGGGGTTATTTCATCTGTTTTAAAATTTTCCCCTGTAATATCAGATTTCTATCTTCTTTCGCCTGAAGTTTATATTGAGAAAAACAAAAACAATGAGTTTAATTTTTCAGATTTGATTTCTGAAGTTGAAGAAGAAAAACTTGAAGAAAAAAAAGCTGAAGCAGATGAAAAAATTGATGAAGAAAGCAAAAAAGAGAAAAACTTTGATTTTTTAGTTACAGATTTAAAAATTGAAAATGGAAGTTTTGTTTTTAGTGATAAGTCTTTAGACATTACCCATGAAATAAAGAAATTGGATCTTTTAATTCCTTTTATTTCAGGGTTTGAAAAAGATAAGGAAGTTCCTGTAAATATTTATGTTTCAGCGATTGCAGATCAGGCAAAAATAAAGCTTGATCTTGAGACCAAACCTTTTTTAAACACTTTGGAGTCAAAAGCAGATCTTAAAATAACAGATGTTTTTATTCCATTTTATCATCCATATATAAAAGACCATCTTAATTTAGTACCTAAATCAGGCAGTATAGATCTTTTTTTAAATGCTAATTATGAAAAACAAGGCAATGAAGATCAGGTGGAAGCCCAGATAAAATTTGATCTTAAGGATTTTTGGATAAATGAGATTAATAATAAAAAAATTGGTTCTATTAACAAACTTTCCATTGAAACCAATAAAATTTATCCTTTAAAAAACATTTACTCAATAAAAAATGTTTTAATAGATTCCCCTGAACTTGAGCTTGAACTGAAAAATAAAGTATTAAATGTTTTAAATCTTGTAAAAGAAACTGGAAATAATACAAATTCTGTAACAAAGGCCGAAGTAAAACCAGATGATGAAGCAAAGAAGCTTGGTCAAGAAAAAAAACAAACAAGCGATGATTTTGTTTTTCTTGTTGATATTGATAAGTTCTTGCTAAAAAAAGGTAAAATTCTATTTTCAGATCATGATGCTCCTGATGTTATTTCAGGTGTTTTAACCGAACCTGTAAAAAATCAAATTTCTGATTTAAATATTAAGTTGTCAGGTTTTTCCACTAAAAAGGATAATTCATCAGATTTTAGCCTGAACTGCCTTTTAAACAATAAATCTGATTTGGGAATAAAGGGAAGTTTTGGAATAGATCCTTTATTTGCAAAAATCGATTCAAATTTTAATAAGATCTCTATAGATTATGCAAAGGGATATCTTCCATATATTGATGAGTATGTGAATTTAGTACCCAAATCAGGCAGTATGGATCTTTTTTTAAATGCTCATTATCAAAAACAAGACAATGAAGATCAGGTTGAAGTCCAGGCAAAGTTAGACCTTAATGATTTTTTGATAAATGAGATCAATGATAAAAAATTTGCTTCTATTAACAAACTTTCCATTGAAACCAATAAAATTTATCCTTTAAAAAACATTTATTCTATAAAAACCATTTCTATGGATTCCCCTGAAATAGAGCTTGAACAAAAAAACAAATTATTAAATGCTTTAAATCTTATAAAAGAGACCAAAAATGACACAGAAACTGCAAATAATGCTCAGATAAATTTAAGTGATGAAGACAACAATATTGATCAAACAACCAATCAAACTTTGGACGACTCTTTTTTTCTTGTTGATATTGATGAGTTTTTGGTAAACAAAGGAAAAATTTCGTTTACAGACTATGATGCTCCTGCTGTTACTTCAGGTATTTCCAGTGGCCCTATAAAAAATATTGTTTCTGGATTGGATATAAAAGTTTTAGAGTTTTCTACTAAAAAAAACAATTCTTCAAACTTTACCCTGAACTGTCTTTTAAATGAGAAATCTTCTCTGGATATAAAAGGAGAGTTTGGGATAGATCCTTTATTTGCAAATATTGATTCAAACCTTAACAATCTTTATTTTGATTATGCAAACGGATATATCCCTTCGGATTTAAAAATTTTAATCAAAAACGGGAAATCAGATTTAAGTTCAAAAACAGCTTTAAAAATTGAAAATGAAGAACTAAAGCTTTCATCACAAGCTGATTTAATGGTTAAAGATTTAAATATAATTGAAAGAGAGTCAAAAAAAGATTTTTTCAAACTTGATAGCTTTGAAATTAAAAATCTTGATTTCAATCTTTTGCCAATGAAACTTGATATTGAAGAAATTATAATATCGGGAATAAACCAGAAAGTTTTAAAAAACAAAAACGGAAAGTTTAACTTTGAAGAAATTTTTCCAGAAAAAAAAGAAGATTCCGAAATAGGTGAAGAGGTTGAGGCAGGCAGCCAGGTTAAACCTCAAGAGAGCAAAGAACTTTTTCCCATAAACATTTCAAAAATCACCTTAAAAGATGTTGGAGCTGATTATACAGACTTTACTCTTGCTCCATATTTTTCAACAAATTTTATAATTAACTCAGCTCATTTAAAAAATCTTTCAACCCAAACTTTTGAAGGGGCAGACCTTTTTTTAGAGGGTAAAGTTGACACAACTGCACCGTTTAAAGCCAATGGGAAAATAAATCCTTTGCTTGATGATTTGCTGGTTGATTTGCAAATAAGTCTTAGGAGTTTGGATCTTACTCATTTGACTCCTTATTCAGGTAAATATATTGGAAGAGCTATTGAAAAAGGTCAGCTCAGTCTTAATCTTGATTATGATATAAAGAATAGAAAAATAAAATCTAGAAACAAGCTCCTTCTTGATCAATTTGAGTTTGGACGAAGGATAAAAAGTGAAACTGCTGTTAATCTTCCTGTTGGTCTTGCTGTTTCACTTTTAAAGGATAGAAAAGGTGAGATCAATTTAGATATTCCAGTTTCAGGCAGTCTTGATGACCCAAAATTCAAGGTAAGAAAAGCTGTTGCTCAGGCTCTTAGAAATTTAGTTGTAAAAGCAGTTGCTTCTCCATTTTCACTTGTAGCCTCTATTGGAGGAGGCGGAGAAAAAATCAGGTATATTGAGTTTTTAAGTGGGTTAGATGAGTTTGATAAAGAATCCATGGAACGTATTAATTCAGTAGAGAAAATTCTTTTTGAAAGACCGGCTTTGAGACTTGATATTAAAGGGTATTGTGATTTAGAAAAAGACAGGGAGTTTTTAAAGGAGAAAGAGTTTGAGCTTCTTCTAGCAAAAGAAAAAGCATCTCTTGGATTTGACAGTGGTTCAATTCTTGAAGAAAAAGAATTACTTAAAGTTCTGAACAAAGTTTATTATTCTGTTTTTAAGAATAAGAAAAAATTTGACTTAGAACTTGAGGATAAAGAAAAAATTGGTCTTATTTCTGAACTTATCAAAGTTTCTATTGAAATATCCAATGAAGATTTAAGATATCTTGGATCAAAAAGAGCAGCCAGGGTAAAAGAATATATTGTAAGTCTTGGAAGAGTTAATGGGTCCAGGCTTTTTGTGATAGAAACAGGCAATACCAGTCCAAAACAGGTTAGGGGAGTTTCAAACTCAAGGGTTGAGCTTGATTTAAAATAAGTAAAAAGTTACTGGCCATGAATTTATTCAGATGGCCAGTAATTAAATTTTTATTAAGTACTTAGTCAAAAACTCAACAAACTTTGTTCATGCTCAATTGCTGGGTTTTGGCTAAGAAGGCTGATAAAGACAAAAGGGTTCGTCTTCCATATAATCTCCTGTTGCCTCAAACGCTCTTGCACGGCAGCC comes from the Desulforegulaceae bacterium genome and includes:
- a CDS encoding potassium transporter TrkG, coding for MQTIKKSKRSISAIGAEGGLLVFSLFPFLPVLKKDSLIQSLIWSLPAFISFSLCILCASTLTTHPKLAKKIGFFSALLCFLSFYENLIKNHFAFLFALISLISICFILKDYKLESGKLSDITTHEQRCFKRILWGSFSFTALFLICLLPFEKNLLFSSAAVHLSIFVNQIIFLRFARSKNNKILKYLYIIYGILTLIFIVFSFIKLCFLIPFFIALLNLLILSREKKFYSKMNWLEVILDHPARILTSGFLFLCTLGAFLLFLPISSSGIKISFIDAAFTSVSAVCVTGLIVLDTSLDFSIIGQFFILLLIQLGGLGIMTITAAALYTVGQRLSLKHEKIIASTANTDHKTLFSSLKQIVLFTFIVEALGAVILSTLFTLNGESFTSGVFKGIFTAVSAFCNAGFALQSDNLLGYNTNPLILQTIATLIILGGIAPATTFLIPKWIKGQKIPLSAYIPLTTTLILLSLGTICVLLFEWNGFLSEFNFFNKLSNAWFQSATLRTAGFNSVDLNSVSQPMLITMIALMFIGGSPGSTAGGVKTTAFALVFITFIENIKGKKNIVVKSRTIPQESINKAITAIVAGLMLWFFIVIMLEITQTISPSQILFEAASALGTVGLSIGATALLDEIGKVIIMTTMFIGRIGSVTLFMFLREEARSGFAKWPEEKINIT
- a CDS encoding DUF748 domain-containing protein yields the protein MSKKNKIGLVFAGLFIFYSVLGFLIIPIAAKYIAPGKLSEVLKRDVEIGQIRFNPFAFSFKIKNFKVYTKDKENVFAGFEEVYANLGVISSVLKFSPVISDFYLLSPEVYIEKNKNNEFNFSDLISEVEEEKLEEKKAEADEKIDEESKKEKNFDFLVTDLKIENGSFVFSDKSLDITHEIKKLDLLIPFISGFEKDKEVPVNIYVSAIADQAKIKLDLETKPFLNTLESKADLKITDVFIPFYHPYIKDHLNLVPKSGSIDLFLNANYEKQGNEDQVEAQIKFDLKDFWINEINNKKIGSINKLSIETNKIYPLKNIYSIKNVLIDSPELELELKNKVLNVLNLVKETGNNTNSVTKAEVKPDDEAKKLGQEKKQTSDDFVFLVDIDKFLLKKGKILFSDHDAPDVISGVLTEPVKNQISDLNIKLSGFSTKKDNSSDFSLNCLLNNKSDLGIKGSFGIDPLFAKIDSNFNKISIDYAKGYLPYIDEYVNLVPKSGSMDLFLNAHYQKQDNEDQVEVQAKLDLNDFLINEINDKKFASINKLSIETNKIYPLKNIYSIKTISMDSPEIELEQKNKLLNALNLIKETKNDTETANNAQINLSDEDNNIDQTTNQTLDDSFFLVDIDEFLVNKGKISFTDYDAPAVTSGISSGPIKNIVSGLDIKVLEFSTKKNNSSNFTLNCLLNEKSSLDIKGEFGIDPLFANIDSNLNNLYFDYANGYIPSDLKILIKNGKSDLSSKTALKIENEELKLSSQADLMVKDLNIIERESKKDFFKLDSFEIKNLDFNLLPMKLDIEEIIISGINQKVLKNKNGKFNFEEIFPEKKEDSEIGEEVEAGSQVKPQESKELFPINISKITLKDVGADYTDFTLAPYFSTNFIINSAHLKNLSTQTFEGADLFLEGKVDTTAPFKANGKINPLLDDLLVDLQISLRSLDLTHLTPYSGKYIGRAIEKGQLSLNLDYDIKNRKIKSRNKLLLDQFEFGRRIKSETAVNLPVGLAVSLLKDRKGEINLDIPVSGSLDDPKFKVRKAVAQALRNLVVKAVASPFSLVASIGGGGEKIRYIEFLSGLDEFDKESMERINSVEKILFERPALRLDIKGYCDLEKDREFLKEKEFELLLAKEKASLGFDSGSILEEKELLKVLNKVYYSVFKNKKKFDLELEDKEKIGLISELIKVSIEISNEDLRYLGSKRAARVKEYIVSLGRVNGSRLFVIETGNTSPKQVRGVSNSRVELDLK